Proteins encoded by one window of Lepeophtheirus salmonis chromosome 10, UVic_Lsal_1.4, whole genome shotgun sequence:
- the LOC121125457 gene encoding blastula protease 10 isoform X2, translated as MWNIYIVLFLLTVFEGAYSELSYAQCRIIHDKYSYEEIVSRNILGGEVWPNNTVPYILAEGFSKDDLSLIQSAMDGIEKKTCVRWVPRNGENSYVYIKNDEAGCFAVLGYNEYRGKHVLNLQRSNGFSTCMIFGIAQHEMLHILGYDHEQTRPDRDSYVRIHWDMIQRDAISNYFRSIYDNTTIIPPKCKPKSTATTFDDCYSGFTTDTFGYPYEYGSVMHYGLDDFQTSDKNTMEVLRPVPLGIRIGQRIGMTELDALKVKAKYNCDRLSTLSTTSLTNATTTVCEDKWTFCDSMTELCSLEHTSENCQKTCKLCLEDIDTTTTFTTFNTTTSDCFDKFDTCGEYLSYCSDKIIADNCPRSCKLCPGQGQTTTKKPETNCVDLLSNCDGLKDFCNYSHLKENCKATCGIC; from the exons ATGTGGaacatatacatagttttatttcttttaacagTATTTGAAGGAGCATATTCCG AACTGAGCTATGCTCAATGTCGAATCATCCATGATAAGTATAGTTACGAGGAAATTGTATCCAGAAATATATTAGGAGGAGAAGTGTGGCCTAACAATACTGTTCCCTATATATTAGCTGAAGGATTCAGTAAGGATGATTTGAGTTTAATCCAATCTGCTATGGATGgaatagaaaagaaaacatGTGTGCGATGGGTTCCTAGGAATGGTGAAAATAGttatgtttacataaaaaacgATGAGGCAGGATGTTTTGCTGTCCTTGGTTATAATGAATATAGAGGAAAGCATGTATTGAATTTGCAAAGAAGCAATGGATTTTCCACTTGCATG ATCTTCGGAATTGCACAACACGAAATGCTTCATATTCTTGGATATGATCATGAGCAAACACGACCTGACCGAGATAGTTATGTCAGAATACATTGGGATATGATTCAGAGAGATGCCATAAGCAATTATTTTAGAAGTATTTATGATAACACCACTATCATACCCCCCAAATGCAAACCCAAGTCAACTGCAACAACCTTTGATGATTGTTATTCAGGTTTTACAACTGACACTTTTGGGTATCCTTACGAATATGGATCTGTGATGCATTATGGACTGGATGA ttttcaaaCGTCAGATAAAAATACAATGGAGGTACTCAGACCTGTACCGTTGGGAATTCGAATTGGTCAAAGAATAGGAATGACAGAATTGGATGCATTGAAAGTTAAAGCCAAATATAATTGCGATCGATTATCAACTCTTTCTACAACATCACTGACAAATGCTACAACAACAg TTTGTGAAGATAAATGGACATTCTGCGACAGCATGACAGAATTGTGTTCCCTTGAACACACCAGCGAGAACTGTCAAAAAACATGTAAGCTGTGCCTAGAAGACATTGATACTACAACAACTTTTACCACATTTAACACAACCACTTCAG ATTGCTTTGACAAGTTCGATACGTGCGGTGAGTATTTATCTTATTGTTCCGATAAGATAATCGCTGATAATTGTCCAAGATCATGTAAGTTGTGCCCTGGGCAAGGACAAACCACTACTAAAAAGCCGGAAACAA ACTGTGTTGACTTACTCTCAAATTGTGATGGTCTTAAGGACTTTTGTAATTATTCTcacttaaaagaaaattgtaaagcCACATGTGGCATTTGTTGA
- the LOC121125457 gene encoding blastula protease 10 isoform X1: MWNIYIVLFLLTVFEGAYSELSYAQCRIIHDKYSYEEIVSRNILGGEVWPNNTVPYILAEGFSKDDLSLIQSAMDGIEKKTCVRWVPRNGENSYVYIKNDEAGCFAVLGYNEYRGKHVLNLQRSNGFSTCMIFGIAQHEMLHILGYDHEQTRPDRDSYVRIHWDMIQRDAISNYFRSIYDNTTIIPPKCKPKSTATTFDDCYSGFTTDTFGYPYEYGSVMHYGLDDFQTSDKNTMEVLRPVPLGIRIGQRIGMTELDALKVKAKYNCDRLSTLSTTSLTNATTTGSKICEDKWTFCDSMTELCSLEHTSENCQKTCKLCLEDIDTTTTFTTFNTTTSDCFDKFDTCGEYLSYCSDKIIADNCPRSCKLCPGQGQTTTKKPETNCVDLLSNCDGLKDFCNYSHLKENCKATCGIC; the protein is encoded by the exons ATGTGGaacatatacatagttttatttcttttaacagTATTTGAAGGAGCATATTCCG AACTGAGCTATGCTCAATGTCGAATCATCCATGATAAGTATAGTTACGAGGAAATTGTATCCAGAAATATATTAGGAGGAGAAGTGTGGCCTAACAATACTGTTCCCTATATATTAGCTGAAGGATTCAGTAAGGATGATTTGAGTTTAATCCAATCTGCTATGGATGgaatagaaaagaaaacatGTGTGCGATGGGTTCCTAGGAATGGTGAAAATAGttatgtttacataaaaaacgATGAGGCAGGATGTTTTGCTGTCCTTGGTTATAATGAATATAGAGGAAAGCATGTATTGAATTTGCAAAGAAGCAATGGATTTTCCACTTGCATG ATCTTCGGAATTGCACAACACGAAATGCTTCATATTCTTGGATATGATCATGAGCAAACACGACCTGACCGAGATAGTTATGTCAGAATACATTGGGATATGATTCAGAGAGATGCCATAAGCAATTATTTTAGAAGTATTTATGATAACACCACTATCATACCCCCCAAATGCAAACCCAAGTCAACTGCAACAACCTTTGATGATTGTTATTCAGGTTTTACAACTGACACTTTTGGGTATCCTTACGAATATGGATCTGTGATGCATTATGGACTGGATGA ttttcaaaCGTCAGATAAAAATACAATGGAGGTACTCAGACCTGTACCGTTGGGAATTCGAATTGGTCAAAGAATAGGAATGACAGAATTGGATGCATTGAAAGTTAAAGCCAAATATAATTGCGATCGATTATCAACTCTTTCTACAACATCACTGACAAATGCTACAACAACAggttcaaaaa TTTGTGAAGATAAATGGACATTCTGCGACAGCATGACAGAATTGTGTTCCCTTGAACACACCAGCGAGAACTGTCAAAAAACATGTAAGCTGTGCCTAGAAGACATTGATACTACAACAACTTTTACCACATTTAACACAACCACTTCAG ATTGCTTTGACAAGTTCGATACGTGCGGTGAGTATTTATCTTATTGTTCCGATAAGATAATCGCTGATAATTGTCCAAGATCATGTAAGTTGTGCCCTGGGCAAGGACAAACCACTACTAAAAAGCCGGAAACAA ACTGTGTTGACTTACTCTCAAATTGTGATGGTCTTAAGGACTTTTGTAATTATTCTcacttaaaagaaaattgtaaagcCACATGTGGCATTTGTTGA